Part of the Triticum urartu cultivar G1812 chromosome 2, Tu2.1, whole genome shotgun sequence genome, CCAAgccggaggagaagaagaagcccgAGCAGCAGAAGCCGCAGCAGACATATGTGGCGGCGGAGAGGAGGGCGCCTGAGCCGCCAGTGACGTTGTACGTGCACCACGTcccggcgccgccgccgtcgtgGCCCGCGTACGAGCAGTGCGCCGTCGTGCCCTGCCACTACCAGCAGCAGCAGGACCCCTGCTCCATcatgtagctagctagctaatcGTCTCTTTGTGTCACTGCTATTTGGACCATACTACTAATCGATATAGGTAATTCAAACCCCGGACCGATACCTCTGCGCACTAGCATTCCACCGTGATTTTCCTTCGAGAGAATTAGCTGAACTTTCTGAATAAATACCTAATGTTATGGAAAAGGCTTCAAATCAACCGAACGGATCCTTGATTTTGGGTCAACCGCTTCCTCTGTCTGCCACGCGTCCCCATGAGGTTGAGATTCTCTGTAGTACTTTACGGTCAATACACCGGATGACATGTGGGgccgggtcccacatgtcagtgactataCTGCACTCTGCAGTACTGCAGAGGATCCTAACCAGTCCCGGGTTGGACCATGGGCCCACCTACCGCTTTCCCTTTCTTCTAAGTGTCTCCTCCTGCGGCCGCAACCGCAAGTATTTTGCCGAGCAGGCGGCATCGTCTACCCACACCCCTGCTCTTCCCTGCTCACTGCCCTATCCCATGTTGCGTCGGGACCCCCCCCGGCCATCAGGCGTCGTCCATCGCAACCCTGCCGCAGCCCAAATCTGCCGGCCCAACAACATGTGCGGCTCAGCCCGTCCACCATCGCAGTCACCGACAACGTGCGACCAACCACGACAACCCGCATTTCTCCATGTATCCATCGGCTTCTCCCCCGACGACTCCTTCCCATGGATTCACACATGGAGTGTGCTGCCGCATCTCAGATCTGCCGGCCCAACCACATGTGTGGCTCAGCCCATCCACCACCGCAGTCACCGACAACGTGCGACCAACCACTGCAACCCGCATTTCTCCATGTATCCATCGGCTTCTCCCCCGACGACTCCTTCCCATGGATTCACACATGGAGCGTGCTGCCGCATCCCAGATCTGCCGGCCCAACCACATGTGTGGCTCAGCCCATCCACCACCGCAGTCACCGACAACGTGCGACCAACCACTGCAACCCGCATTTCTCCATGTATCCATCAGCTTCTCCCCCAACGACTCCTTCCCATGGATTCACACATGGAGCGTGCTGCCGCATCCTAGATCTGCCGGCCCAACCACATGTGCGGCTCAGCCCATCCACCACCACAGTCACCGACAACGTACGACCAACCACTGAACCTGCATTTCTCCATGTATCCATCGGCTTCTCCCCTGACGACTCCTTCCCATGGATTCACACATGGAGCGTGCTGCCGCATCCCACCGCCAGATTGCAGCATCTAACCACAACATGGTCCATGTTGCAATAGGTAAACACAACATAGTCCATGTTGCAATGATCAGAGGCCCATGTCACGTAATGGATGACAAAAGCCCAAGTCATATAGATGGAGGTCACCACACCATGGTTCATGTTGCAATGGGTGATCAAAGGCCCATGCGTACCTGGTGACGCAAGCGCAACAAGGTTGGTGTTGCAGAGCTTTCGAGCACAACAATTGTTGGTCTGTTGATGTGACGAAGGTCGATGTACCTTGCATCACCAATCTCGGGGATGAGTTTATCAATAAGGTTACTTGTGTGGTCTATTTGGGACTCCGATGCCTTTGCGGGTGGAGGAAGATGGTGTGTCTCACACAGTCACACATAGCGCGTAACGAGCGTCTAGATAAGAAAAACAAGGTGGGCAATATTTCGATAACCGAGTGCACATGTTGATGAAGGCATTTTGGGAGTTGCGGGAGGTGAACAAAGAGGAAGGGGACAAGCACAAGATGAAGGCCAACCTGAATTTGTACAAAAAAATGTTTCATCGCAAAGCAACCGGGGCAATTCGTGCTTTGGCAGACATCAACAGTAAGTTGAAGGTGGACACTGCAAAATATCAGTCCATGTTGATTGGATGCAAAGGCGGTTAATGAGTCTCAGTGTGGATATGATGTCTTGTGAGTAGATGTTCCTTGATTTGTGAGTGTGTGTTCATTTAAAGCTATCCTCAAGCTCTATTTTTTCTTCTGTATTTTGTGTTTGAAAGTTTTTTCACAGTTTTAGAGATGTATGGTtttcaaaaaataaaacaaatgGCGCAGATCCACCAGCACTCATAGCGAGGAGTTGATCGGCGACGGTTTTGGTCCTCCGACATGCATAAAACTGGATGAATCACCCTTTGATTAGCCCAAAAAAGTATTTGAATGTCTGCTAGAGTTATAAACCGGACAAAGCGTAGTATATAGTAGACGAAGCAGTATTCATCGGCGACGAAGCTACTGTTATTATTTCAAGAGTATACAGTGAAGTTAGAGAAAAGCAATTCTTCCGTGTGCACGGGAGGTACCGTGCATGGGAGAGCCGTTGATTTTTCCTTAAGATCCGATGCCATGCATTGATGGTTTAATGATGTTGATACTTGCTATATATTTCTCTGACACATGAAAGCACACTATCCCGGCGAGGCTCCACCATCCCATACTTTTTAATTCTATTTCCAAGTTAAAATCTACTTTATCTTTTGAATCAAAAATTTAATCTATGACCTGTTTGCATATTTGTGTTATTGACAACGAGAACTTTAAAACGAGACCACTTTTGAATATATTTTAACAAGTTTGAAAATCCATGTTCTGAAACATGATGAAACACTGTAAAATTAAGAAGAATCAATTTGATACACATCGGCAGACAATGTAACATTATGATACACAACGGAACACAGCGAGCCATAGTGTAATAGTTAGATTTTTTTTCATTATGAAATAGAATGCAACATTATTAAAAAATTGCATGGAATTAAAACAATTGTACGAAACAAGTTTGAAGCATGGTTATTTAGTTGTCTAAAAACTAATTTCCAAAAAATATATTCAATATTAGTCTTATTTTAAAGATCTTGTCGAAAAAAACAATTATGCAAACAGAATGTAAATCAAACTTTCACTTCAACATACATCAGAcatctatttatttgaataaaaCTTAGTGAGTAGAGAAAACAACATAGATGATGTCATTGGTCCCATAAAACAATAAATGAGATGGTGGATGCATGCACGGGAGGTCCCGTGCATGATAGAAAATCCAGTCTCGATGAAGTTAcagttttttatttttattttgtggGGATGAGGCTGAGAAAAGAGATTCTACCATGCACGATACCTACCGTGCATGTCTCAGCCACTCATCATCTTTGAGATTCCaacccatgcatgcatgtatTTACTGCAGTGCTTAGTTAATCTCAATCTGGGCCTCAGTTTTATCGGTTAACGCCCTATCAATCAGTCACCTTTTCGCATGTGCACATAAACTTTCCCTGGTTACATGCGCTTGTATTTCACTCATCCATGCCTTTTTTTTTATGATTCCAAAGATTAAATCCAGTTTATATTTTGAATCGTGAGTCTTTTTTATTTTGCGGGAGATGCTTTTGAATCGTAAGTCTGATGTATGACACGTTTACAATACATATGTGCTTATTTCAATTTTCTTTCCGGAAATAGTCAAAGTGTATTTGAGTCGTAAGAAAAAAGAAGTTTTCAAAAACATATTCAATATTGGTCATGTTTTAAATATCTCATCGAAATAAACACATTTGTCCAGATATAATGTAAAACACACTTTTGTACTTAGAAGATATGAGGTATTTAAATCATTTACACAGAAAGAGATAATATATTTCCTGATAGAGTTGCAATGAGGGGCACGGCCATGCACAGGGTAGGAAATTATTTACGAAAAGCACTGACACACATAAGCTGAGCATGTGACAAGAGGAGTGATGATTGCTGGTTTGCATGCATATTGATTTCTTTTGGGCACGAATCTCGGTAAAAAAATGAGTGACAGATCTAGACACGGTATATATCATGCATGGTGGTTTTGCCGCTCCTGGATGAGGCTACACAGTTGACTCTTCCTCTTCCGGCGATGTCGAGCTCGTGGCCGGCGAGTCAGCGGTTGAGGAAGCCGCTGATGGCCCTGTCCTGCGCGGCGGCCTCGTCGCAGCCCGGCTCCAGCAGGTGGAACCTGTGCCCCTTCCCCGGCGCCTGCCACACCTCCGCCTCGGCAGGCCACCCGCTGGCCCCGAGCCGGTCGTAGTAGGCGCGGCCGCGGTCGCGGAGCACGTCGGCCTCGGCCACGCACACGAGGACGCGCCCGCACGCCAGGGCCTCGAGCCCCGGCGCGCCGTCCGCGAGCGGGTTGATGAGCGGGTCGTCCTCCCCCGCTGCGGCCGGGCACGCGACGCGCCACAGCCTCCCGAGCCGCTCCCGCATCGCCGGGTCCAGGCCGTCGGAGCCCACCTCGTCGCTCCCAGGAAAGTAGGGGTGCACCAGGACGAGGCCGCGGACGCTGGCGCCCGCCCGCATGGCCATGTGGTGCGCGATGTTGGCCCCGGCGCTGTCGCCGCTAAGGTAGAGGCGGGAGAGGTCGGCGTGGCGGGCGAGCCACGGATCCGGCTCGGCGCCGGCGCTCGCGGCGACCTGGGAAAGGACCCAGGCGAGCGCGTCCCACGAGTCCGCGTACGCGGCGGGGACGGGGTGCTCGGGCGCGAGGCGGTACTCGACGGAGACGACGATGGCGTTGGCGCGCGCGGCGAAGGCGTTGAGGTAGGCGTGGTAGTTGGAGTCGAAGGCGGAGAAGAGGCAGAACCCGCCGCCGTGGTAGTAGACGAGGATGGGCAGCCTGGCGTCGGCCGCGTCCAGGCGTGGGAGGTAGAGACGCGCGGAGACGTTGGGGGAGATGGCGGTGTCGCGGGAGGCGACCCCGGTGGCGGCGTCGGTGGAGGCAGCGACGAACTCGGAGCCCACCAGGTAGCGCTCCACGCGGCTCCTGTAGACGCGGAGGCGGGGCATGGACTCGTAGAGAAGCTCGTCGTCGCCAGCCGTGGCCGCCGGGGGCTCGGAGGGCGCGGCGGACATGGCTGGTGCAGTCGGAGTTTGGGTTGATCAAGTGATGGATGGCTCCGGTAGTATATTG contains:
- the LOC125534239 gene encoding tuliposide A-converting enzyme 1, chloroplastic-like, with the translated sequence MSAAPSEPPAATAGDDELLYESMPRLRVYRSRVERYLVGSEFVAASTDAATGVASRDTAISPNVSARLYLPRLDAADARLPILVYYHGGGFCLFSAFDSNYHAYLNAFAARANAIVVSVEYRLAPEHPVPAAYADSWDALAWVLSQVAASAGAEPDPWLARHADLSRLYLSGDSAGANIAHHMAMRAGASVRGLVLVHPYFPGSDEVGSDGLDPAMRERLGRLWRVACPAAAGEDDPLINPLADGAPGLEALACGRVLVCVAEADVLRDRGRAYYDRLGASGWPAEAEVWQAPGKGHRFHLLEPGCDEAAAQDRAISGFLNR